The DNA region CAGTCTTCGACGACGGCGGCGATGGCGCCGTCCGCGGCATTTGGAGGTTTAGAAGCCGTCGCCATGGCGACGCCGCCGGCTCATGATCCAGTTCACGATCAGTTTCAGTTTCAGAGCGGCGGCTTTaatcctccgccgccgccgccacccaATTTGACCGTTAACTCTGAAATTGTTGCAGGGTAAGTTCCGcattaattaatcaatcaatcCTGCTccttattcttctttttcttcaatcTTCTGATTCATCGTGGATATGTAAATAGGAGCGGAAGCAACCAAATGGGAGGAACCTCAAGGATCGCTTTCCGAATGAAGTCGGTGGCGGAGGTGCTTGACGACGGTTTTAAGTGGAGAAAGTACGGGAAGAAATCGGTCAAGAACAGCCCGAATCCCAGGTAcgatcttaattttaattttaataattactCTCCATTCTCATTGCCATCGTAATTCTAACGCGAGATGCATATCCAGGAACTACTACAGGTGCTCTACGGAGGGGTGCTCCGTGAAGAAGAGAGTGGAAAGAGACAAAGACGATCCCAGCTACGTGATCACCACCTACGACGGCGCTCACAACCACATGAGCCCCGGCGTCGTCTATTACACCACCCAAGACTCTGTCTCCGGCCGATTCTACGTGGCCGGCGTCCAAATGCctccgacgacgacgacgacaccTTCGACCTCATCATAGCTTATCAGCACTATATGTATGCATCAGCTGCtcgatatctatatatatatatcgccAGCTACTACCTTCAATTCGACCGATCGAATGCAATCAATAGTTAGTTAATATCTATTTGAAGCTTGTAAATACATGCACGAGGCAAGTTTTTGGCAATGCAATAGCGTATGTTTTGGCATGTGTATGCATGCAGATGCAAGGCAGCTCCTCTTGCTGATCTGTGCTAGCTTTTTGGGGgtaattaattttctatatatattaattaatttaccttTTCTAATTAATTTCTCTTTGGTAATTAAGATATACACGATCGATCAAGTGACTTTATCAACAGAATTCAGCTTTTATCAAACTAGTTAGAATATCATTCACTAGAGATATACACGAATTG from Zingiber officinale cultivar Zhangliang chromosome 4B, Zo_v1.1, whole genome shotgun sequence includes:
- the LOC121977752 gene encoding probable WRKY transcription factor 50, encoding MAAVGSRVHALAHAIPHNHNYAGMAYSFPANSSQSQSHGGGGGGCGSSPSSAATTAATAANKRPTAAQQLLDDVDLTSQSALDFSEYLLFDHPEFAAPPQSSTTAAMAPSAAFGGLEAVAMATPPAHDPVHDQFQFQSGGFNPPPPPPPNLTVNSEIVAGSGSNQMGGTSRIAFRMKSVAEVLDDGFKWRKYGKKSVKNSPNPRNYYRCSTEGCSVKKRVERDKDDPSYVITTYDGAHNHMSPGVVYYTTQDSVSGRFYVAGVQMPPTTTTTPSTSS